One genomic segment of Bradyrhizobium prioriisuperbiae includes these proteins:
- a CDS encoding HdeD family acid-resistance protein, translating into MTLPDDITRLQTKMTAAVRDHWKAFLIEGIVLVILGLAAIIVPPLASLAITIFLGWMFLVSGIIQFILTFSARGLPGFTWSLMSAILAAAAGIILLLWPVQGTLSLTIVVGVYFTMEGVATIMYALAHRKQLSERWGWLIAAGVVDLVMAAIIVTGLPGSAAWAIGLLVGINLVFGGTSLISMALAARSR; encoded by the coding sequence ATGACACTTCCCGACGACATCACGCGCCTGCAGACCAAAATGACCGCAGCGGTTCGCGATCACTGGAAGGCGTTCCTGATCGAGGGCATCGTGCTGGTGATCCTCGGCCTCGCCGCGATCATCGTGCCACCGCTCGCCAGCCTCGCCATCACGATCTTTCTCGGATGGATGTTTCTGGTCAGCGGCATCATCCAGTTCATCCTGACGTTTTCCGCCCGCGGACTGCCGGGATTCACATGGTCGCTGATGTCGGCCATCCTCGCCGCTGCCGCCGGCATCATCCTGTTGCTGTGGCCGGTGCAAGGCACGCTCTCGCTGACCATCGTGGTCGGCGTGTACTTCACCATGGAAGGCGTCGCCACCATCATGTACGCGCTCGCTCACCGCAAGCAATTGTCCGAGCGCTGGGGCTGGCTGATCGCCGCCGGCGTCGTCGACCTGGTCATGGCCGCAATCATCGTCACCGGCCTGCCCGGCTCCGCGGCATGGGCCATCGGACTTCTGGTCGGTATCAATCTGGTGTTCGGCGGCACCTCGCTGATCAGCATGGCGCTCGCCGCACGAAGCCGCTGA
- a CDS encoding cyclase family protein, giving the protein MARRLIDISVPLQNDVPADPPGGHPTIQYIDHQQGLPRMLQFFDGLKAEDLPDGQGWAVEQVNLSTHNGTHLDAPYHFHPTMNRGERSWTIDEVPLDWCLQPGVKLDFRHFADGYVVTAADVEAELKRIGHTLKPLEIVVVNTSAGIKYGRQDYVTSGCGMGYEATMYLLERGVRLTGIDGWSWDAPFVYTAKKYAETKDASLIWEGHKAGRHIGYCHIEKLHNLEQLPSTGFMVSCFPVKIERASAGWTRAVAIIDG; this is encoded by the coding sequence ATGGCGCGACGACTGATCGATATTTCCGTTCCGCTGCAGAATGACGTGCCCGCCGATCCGCCGGGCGGTCATCCAACCATTCAGTACATCGATCACCAGCAGGGATTGCCGCGCATGCTGCAATTCTTCGACGGGCTGAAGGCGGAAGACCTGCCCGATGGCCAGGGCTGGGCGGTGGAGCAAGTCAATCTCTCAACCCACAACGGCACCCATCTCGATGCCCCCTACCATTTCCATCCCACCATGAATCGCGGCGAGCGGTCCTGGACCATCGATGAAGTGCCGCTGGACTGGTGCCTGCAGCCCGGCGTCAAGCTCGACTTCCGGCACTTCGCTGACGGCTATGTCGTCACCGCCGCCGATGTCGAGGCGGAGTTGAAACGCATCGGCCACACCCTGAAGCCGCTCGAGATCGTGGTGGTCAACACCAGCGCCGGGATCAAATACGGCCGGCAGGACTACGTTACCTCGGGCTGCGGCATGGGCTACGAGGCCACCATGTATCTCTTGGAGCGCGGCGTGCGGCTGACCGGCATCGACGGCTGGAGCTGGGATGCGCCGTTTGTCTACACCGCCAAGAAATATGCCGAAACCAAGGATGCCAGCCTGATCTGGGAAGGCCACAAGGCCGGCCGCCACATCGGCTATTGCCACATCGAGAAACTGCACAATCTCGAGCAGCTGCCGTCGACCGGATTCATGGTGTCGTGCTTCCCGGTCAAGATCGAGCGGGCCTCCGCGGGATGGACCCGCGCCGTGGCGATCATCGACGGCTGA
- a CDS encoding fumarylacetoacetate hydrolase family protein encodes MKLATYRTNGQNRIGLVHGGDARIFDLAAAAGRSGKPNSAFESMLSLIDAGPSGLDDARAAFETYGKDQDLSVPVAGAEILAPLPEPRQMRDGMSFPIHILQSPRGMRKLAARNKGDTAELARIDAEPLPELPEIYRKQPILYITNRFSVRGTNTTVKWPRYSQVMDYELELGMITKGKGANIPASKARDHIFGFTIFNDFSARDAQRIEMEGRLGPLKGKSFDGGNVLGPWIVTADEIGDPAKLAMEVRVNGERRSRGVSDGMLFSFEEIIEHVTKDETLMPGEFIGSGTVGNGCGLEIGHFLEHGDTIELEIEKIGVLKNKVERQDA; translated from the coding sequence ATGAAGCTTGCGACATACCGAACCAACGGCCAGAACCGGATCGGACTGGTCCATGGCGGCGATGCCCGGATTTTCGATCTTGCAGCCGCCGCCGGGCGCAGCGGAAAGCCAAATTCCGCTTTTGAATCAATGCTGAGCTTGATCGACGCCGGCCCGTCGGGGCTCGACGATGCGCGCGCGGCCTTCGAAACCTACGGCAAGGATCAAGACCTCTCGGTGCCGGTCGCCGGAGCCGAAATCCTGGCCCCGCTGCCCGAACCGCGGCAGATGCGCGACGGCATGTCGTTCCCGATTCACATCCTGCAGTCCCCGCGCGGCATGCGAAAGCTGGCCGCCCGCAACAAGGGCGATACGGCTGAGCTGGCGCGGATCGACGCCGAGCCCCTGCCCGAACTGCCCGAGATCTATCGCAAGCAGCCAATCCTCTACATCACCAACCGCTTCAGCGTGCGCGGCACCAACACCACGGTGAAATGGCCGCGCTATAGCCAGGTGATGGACTATGAACTCGAGCTCGGAATGATCACCAAGGGCAAGGGCGCCAATATCCCGGCGAGCAAGGCCAGGGATCACATCTTCGGCTTCACCATCTTCAATGACTTCTCGGCGCGCGATGCCCAGCGCATCGAAATGGAAGGCCGCCTCGGCCCACTCAAGGGCAAGAGTTTCGATGGCGGCAACGTGCTCGGGCCCTGGATCGTGACCGCGGACGAGATCGGCGATCCCGCCAAGCTCGCAATGGAAGTGCGGGTGAATGGTGAGCGACGCTCGCGCGGCGTCAGCGACGGCATGCTGTTCTCGTTCGAGGAAATCATCGAACATGTCACCAAGGATGAAACCCTGATGCCCGGTGAATTCATCGGCTCCGGCACTGTCGGCAACGGCTGCGGTCTCGAGATCGGGCATTTCCTCGAACACGGTGACACCATCGAGCTCGAGATCGAGAAAATCGGCGTTCTCAAGAACAAGGTCGAACGGCAGGACGCCTGA
- a CDS encoding ABC transporter substrate-binding protein, whose protein sequence is MRKWWIGLAAAAGMALSGSAHAQKILIGCTATTDCASAMVAADEGIFKKHGLDAEMLLIGINSNIPAAVLSNSIQIGGPTSTVFLQSVDGGLDLVAIAGASIMNKTSNDAIAAFVRNGVEIRDAKDFVGKKVGAPGLGAFLHVLFRKWLMEKGVDPKSVNFVEVTFPTMNDVLKSGTVDAVLTAEPFVARMTAAGTGYVGARYGAELARTEPIIFYAASRDWAEKNPDIVKKFRAAIAEAAPLVNTDRDKAGAAISKFTKQPLELVKIAPPNYSEPVLKSEQLAWWIDVMGQQKMLQSKLDLGKLILK, encoded by the coding sequence ATGAGAAAATGGTGGATCGGACTGGCCGCGGCTGCGGGGATGGCTTTGTCCGGGAGCGCGCACGCGCAGAAAATCCTGATCGGCTGCACGGCGACGACGGACTGCGCGTCGGCCATGGTCGCGGCCGACGAAGGCATCTTCAAAAAGCACGGCCTTGATGCCGAGATGCTGCTGATCGGCATCAACTCGAATATCCCGGCCGCGGTGCTCTCGAACTCGATTCAGATCGGCGGCCCCACCTCGACGGTGTTTCTGCAGTCGGTCGATGGCGGACTGGACCTGGTCGCGATCGCAGGTGCCTCGATCATGAACAAGACGTCCAACGACGCGATTGCGGCATTCGTACGCAACGGCGTCGAGATCAGGGACGCGAAGGATTTCGTCGGCAAGAAAGTCGGCGCGCCTGGGCTGGGCGCCTTCCTGCACGTGCTGTTTCGCAAATGGCTGATGGAGAAGGGTGTCGATCCGAAGAGCGTCAATTTCGTCGAGGTCACGTTCCCGACCATGAACGATGTCCTGAAGTCGGGGACCGTCGACGCGGTGCTGACCGCGGAACCGTTCGTCGCGCGCATGACTGCCGCGGGCACCGGTTATGTCGGCGCGCGCTACGGTGCGGAGCTTGCGCGTACCGAGCCGATCATCTTCTATGCGGCATCGCGCGACTGGGCCGAGAAGAATCCGGACATCGTCAAGAAATTCCGCGCGGCCATTGCTGAAGCCGCGCCTCTCGTCAATACGGACCGCGACAAGGCGGGGGCTGCCATCTCCAAGTTCACCAAGCAGCCGCTTGAACTGGTCAAGATCGCGCCGCCCAACTATTCCGAGCCCGTGCTCAAGTCCGAGCAACTGGCGTGGTGGATCGACGTGATGGGGCAGCAAAAGATGCTGCAATCGAAGCTCGATCTGGGCAAACTGATACTGAAATAA
- a CDS encoding GntR family transcriptional regulator has protein sequence MAAPRTAVVEGPVSDTLSERAAGLLQRDILAGTLAPGARLGIVELAQRYEIGATPLREGLSRLVSRGLIVAIGQRGFRVADVSRDDLADITKIRSVIEVEALRLAMEQGGDAWEAGIISALHQLRRYIERSGKHFSEGAEDFDTLHKSFHTSILQACGSPRLLAAHSDLYDQAYRYRRVMMRGFDDGQQFFAIHQTLAERVMARDIDPACTMLVGHLQSTLNFVYPPEGGSTS, from the coding sequence ATGGCTGCTCCGCGCACCGCCGTTGTCGAAGGTCCGGTTTCGGATACGCTGAGCGAGCGGGCTGCGGGCCTGCTCCAGCGCGATATCCTCGCCGGTACGCTGGCGCCGGGGGCGCGGCTCGGGATCGTCGAGCTCGCGCAACGCTATGAGATCGGCGCCACGCCGCTGCGGGAAGGGCTGTCGCGGCTGGTGTCCCGCGGCCTGATCGTGGCGATCGGGCAGCGTGGCTTCCGTGTCGCCGATGTCAGCCGCGACGATCTCGCCGATATCACCAAGATCCGCTCCGTGATCGAGGTCGAAGCTTTGCGGCTGGCGATGGAGCAGGGCGGCGACGCCTGGGAGGCCGGCATCATCTCCGCGCTGCATCAGTTGCGCCGCTACATCGAGCGCAGCGGCAAGCACTTCAGCGAGGGGGCCGAGGATTTCGACACCCTGCACAAGAGTTTCCACACCTCGATCCTGCAGGCCTGCGGTTCGCCGCGGCTGTTGGCGGCGCACTCCGATCTCTATGACCAGGCCTACCGCTATCGCCGGGTGATGATGCGCGGCTTCGACGACGGCCAGCAATTCTTCGCCATCCACCAGACGCTGGCGGAACGGGTGATGGCACGCGATATCGACCCCGCCTGCACCATGCTGGTGGGTCATCTCCAGTCCACCCTCAATTTCGTCTATCCGCCCGAAGGAGGCAGCACATCTTGA
- a CDS encoding ABC transporter ATP-binding protein, giving the protein MRAGNDVGVKGAVSRPLIEFSNVTIDLGGKSIIKDLSFAVKPGEFVCIIGASGCGKTTALRLAAGLYQPTAGSVKFSDDAMTGPRRDIAVVFQDYGKALLPWRTAAGNVSLALEAAGTPTAQRQARIGALLAKVGLPTHGDKYPAEMSGGMQQRLQIARCLAQDPVVLLMDEPFGALDAMTRQGLQDEVLSLVAASGVTVIFVTHDLEEAIYLGDRVIGLLPHPGRIGIDVPVDLPRPRDQLATRENPEFLRLRRHLFDFIKASES; this is encoded by the coding sequence ATGAGAGCGGGCAACGACGTCGGTGTGAAGGGGGCCGTGAGCCGCCCGCTGATCGAGTTCTCCAACGTGACCATTGATCTCGGCGGCAAATCGATCATCAAGGATCTCAGCTTTGCCGTGAAGCCGGGTGAATTCGTCTGCATCATCGGCGCGTCGGGCTGCGGCAAGACCACGGCGCTGCGGTTGGCCGCCGGCCTCTATCAGCCGACCGCGGGCTCCGTGAAATTCTCTGATGACGCGATGACCGGGCCGCGCCGCGACATCGCGGTCGTATTCCAGGACTATGGCAAGGCGCTGCTGCCGTGGCGTACCGCCGCGGGCAACGTCTCACTGGCGCTGGAAGCGGCGGGGACGCCGACAGCACAACGTCAGGCGCGCATTGGCGCGCTGCTGGCCAAAGTCGGCCTGCCGACCCACGGCGACAAGTATCCCGCGGAGATGTCCGGGGGCATGCAGCAGCGGCTGCAGATCGCGCGCTGCCTGGCGCAGGATCCGGTGGTGCTGTTGATGGACGAGCCGTTCGGCGCGCTCGACGCCATGACGCGCCAGGGCCTGCAGGACGAGGTGCTGTCGCTGGTGGCCGCGAGCGGCGTGACCGTGATCTTCGTCACCCATGATTTGGAGGAGGCGATCTATCTCGGTGATCGCGTGATCGGGCTGCTGCCGCATCCCGGCCGCATCGGTATCGACGTTCCGGTCGACCTGCCGCGCCCGCGCGATCAACTGGCCACCCGCGAAAATCCCGAGTTTCTGCGGTTGCGGCGGCATCTGTTCGATTTCATCAAGGCGTCGGAATCGTAA